In a single window of the Perca flavescens isolate YP-PL-M2 chromosome 18, PFLA_1.0, whole genome shotgun sequence genome:
- the LOC114573556 gene encoding uncharacterized protein LOC114573556: MAARVFSTSLTCLPKFTSANVVKSVEIHSSTKGNKLDKGYKFFHEEFIHNYQVSNILQRQVVVRGRCFRSMRKSEEPHKLEISLAAENANLNAFSCSCAAGKGFCNHIVAILYQTAHYSQLGLQAVPPPLACTSGLQRWHRPRTQGIHPEPVSELVVQKPKTVGKNGLRSTLYKAYTEQESAALQMIRGSTKQTAAMKRGLLVEPEVLTNYAELM, from the exons ATGGCAGCTAGAGTGTTTTCAACTAGCCTGACTTGTCTTCCGAAGTTCACCAGCGCCAATGTGGTGAAGAGTGTGGAGATACATTCATCCACTAAAGGGAACAAACTGGACAAGGGTTATAAATTCTTCCACGAAGAGTTTATCCACAATTACCAAG TATCAAATATACTCCAGAGACAGGTTGTAGTGAGAGGTAGATGCTTCAGGTCAATGAGGAAGAGCGAAGAGCCTCACAAACTGGAG ATATCACTGGCAGCAGAAAATGCCAACCTGAATGCTTTCTCCTGCAGTTGTGCGGCTGGTAAAGGATTCTGCAATCACATAGTTGCCATCCTTTACCAGACCGCACATTATTCACAGCTGGGTCTGCAGGCTGTTCCACCCCCCCTGGCCTGCACAAGTGGCTTAcaaagatggcacagaccaagaACACAG GGAATCCATCCTGAACCTGTGAGTGAGCTGGTGGTGCAAAAGCCCAAAACAGTTGGCAAGAACGGTCTGAGGTCCACACTGTACAAGGCATATACAG AGCAGGAGTCTGCAGCTCTTCAGATGATCAGAGGCTCCACAAAGCAAACCGCTGCAATGAAGCGTGGTCTGCTGGTGGAGCCTGAAGTGCTGACAAACTATGCTGAACTGATGTGA